The genomic interval ACCGCCTTCGCCATTCATGCCGCCGACGGCACGCCGCTGAGCGTCGTTGCCGACCGCGAACTGGCCTTCGCCGCCATCGTGCAGAACGACATGGAGCCGGTCAGCGTGCATTGACCGCCCGCCGCGGCCTGCCATGCGGCAATCCGCCACATCTCACTCCTTGTCAGCCCTGACTCCTGTTGTAAGGTGCGCTCTGCGATAATCGGCGGCACAGGACGCGAAGAAAGCATTGGGAGACGGTCGGTTGGACGGTGGGGCAAGCGATACGGCGGCGGATGCGAAATCCGCCGCCGACACGGAACAGCGCAAGGCTTGGGACGACGAGGCACGCGACTCCCTTCACATCCTGCCCCTGTCGGCGATCCCGCTGGAAACGCCCGGTCTTCAGCACGCCCGCCTGATCAAGAATGTCCGGCTGCAGACGGTGGTGGAGATGTTCCGCGACGCCCAGGCCGGCAGCGGCCAGGTGTCCCCCCGCCACATCCCCTCCTATTTCGAGTCCTACAAGGACGAGGTCGAGCGCGACCTCGTCAAGCTGGAGAAGATCGGCGCCGCCTCCAGCTTCGACGTCTATTCCTCGCGGATCGAGCTGCGGCGGCTGAACATCGACGTCAACAACGTCGAATCGTTGACCCTGTCCGACCGCAAGAAGGCCGAGCTGACCAGCTACATGCGGGTCTTCACCCGGCCGCTGATGGAATATGTCTATGGCACGGAGGAGCTTCAGGTCTCAGACGTGACCGACATCATCCAGCTGTTCGCCAACCCAAACCGGGACGAGGCCCTGCGCAACCTGCGCATGATGGCCGACCGGTTGGACATCGGCCTGAACGAAATCCCGAAATTCCTTGAGGAATATGGCGACATCTTCCTGTCGCTGGCCTATTTCCGCAAATGCCTGGACGAGATCGTGCCGGAGGTCCAGCGCTTCGTCGGCTGGATGGGCGAAATCCGCAGCTCCGCCGAGGTCAAGCGCGATTCCCGCCAGATGCGCCTGCTCGACGAGATCGCCCGCGACCTGACCGACATCTCGACCTCCATCACCGGACGGTTCGAGAGCTTCGACAACCGGTCGAAGGATTTCTGGAGCGACATCAACGCCGACACCTTCCGCTCGATCCGCGAACTGATCTCGTCCCACCATGTCACCATCGGCGGAGTGCTGTGCGGTCTGGCGGTGAAGATGAACCTGTGGAAGCACCGCTTCGCCCGCGGCGGCGGCGGTCCCAACCGCCGCATGGAATTCGTTAAGTCGGAGATCCTGCCCGGCCTGTCGCACATCAAGGCGCTGGAACAGTCGGCGCGGACGGGACACCTATAGGCGCGCCCCCTGTTCACCAAACGCCCGTCAATCCATCGACAGCATCTTGCCCACGCCGTTGTCCAGCAGGATGGTGGCGAACAGCGTCAGGATCGGGACCAGGAACATCAGTCCGATAACGCAGCGGACGACCAGATCCTTGCGCCGGGCGGAGCGGCAGAGTGGGCAGTCGTTGGGGCCATGCCCGTAATCGGACCCACAATAGGGACAGGCGGTGGTGTCGACCATGGCAGACGGGCTTTCAGAACGGGCCGGCGGCCCAGGAACCGACCTTATTCTGCTCCCGGCCATAGCCGAACCGTCATGAAATCCCTGTCATAATTAAGGCTTTTTTCCGGCCGTTCATTTTGTCGGCCGCTCAGGCCGCCCGTTCCAGCGCGACCAGCCCGGCAACGCTTTGGCCGAACTGCCCGACAAAGCGCTCGCGGTCGGCGCCGGCCAGGGTGAATGTGACATGCAGGCGGCCGGCACCGCCGCGGTCCAGCGCCCGCACCACGGCAGGCACCGGCTCCACCCCCGGCAGGGCGATGCGCAGCGCGGCCCCTTCCGCCAACCCGGCCCATGCCTCCTGCGGAATGGCGCTCAGCTGGGCGCCGCCTTCGGAGGCATTGTCGACCGTCACCGGCAGGTCACGCCCGCC from Azospirillum sp. TSH100 carries:
- a CDS encoding DUF1150 family protein, which encodes MMNDTHSQLRQLSTQDFASFGLGDVAYVRPVEMDGTTAFAIHAADGTPLSVVADRELAFAAIVQNDMEPVSVH